The Cryptomeria japonica chromosome 2, Sugi_1.0, whole genome shotgun sequence region ctttaggcttcatcactaatgcaaaccctataccttcaccttcttcaagtgtcttcaagaactgttTTTCACTCACTAAGAGGACATTAGGacttgctgccctcttttcaccttcctcaaggatagattgaatcttgaatgtgactccatctttcttgaatgagtatgcattcttggctccatcatgaatagcttatgtatcaaatttccatggtcttcctagtagaagatggcatgcatccatgggtaggacatcacataacactttgtccttatacctctcaatggtgaaatccacccatgcttgctcattgactaggacatgttggcctttgttcaaccaagtgaccctatatgagttgttgtgaggtatcctttgcaacttaagcttactcactgcctcttctgacacaatgttgtctgttgaccctgaatcaatgatcactttgcaaactttgtccattatcttgcatttgatcctaaataacgacctcctttggctaggctcttctctgtcaggttcttttatcaaagttcttcttatcatcaagttctcacctacctctgattctaaggcaacctctgaagtcttgcttcttgaagtctcttcttgaaggtagttcactctcctttcactattctgtgatgatgatcccttctctggacacctatatgctggatgaccaagctagttgcaatggtaacacttcattgaggcaaaatatgaggaaaatctaccttgtccactagaccttcctctaagaccattgtttgacccccttcctctattgaatcctcctttaccagtgccactttcttgctactcagtgagtttagactcaccttgtgttctttgctctgAGTTTCTTCCTCCAAATCCTCCACTATGGCCTCTTTTCTTTTCGtctacccctacccctattactacttgaatcatgtcttatttttcagtttttcttccactttaagggcaagttgatagctttgatgaactgtctttgggctcattagactgatttcctcttggatgttccaccgtagtaCATTTAagtacctagcaactttgagactttcttcttccactgcatgagatctaaggctaagtttgtgaaactcctccatatagccACTTACATCAAgctctttttgtcttaggttttgtttcttcctatgaatctgcacttcatagtcatcgaggagatagacttctttgattttgactaacatccctttccaagaagagatgggtgttttacccattttctttctctcatcctgcacaaatttccaccatgtgagagaaactcctctcatcctagacttggccactttaactctttgagcttcagttatgccttcacactcaaaatggttctccataccctctatccattctagaaccacttctgcttccatcttactagtaaacaatggcaatccttctagtgatttaccacttaagatTTTCAGTGCCTTTAGGAAAGCTTCTTGTTCTAAGAAAGGATCAGGTTTAGGTACTTTTTCTATctctgacacctctttacccttcccttcttctccttcaacctttatcaacacttcatctaccttggtttcaatctcaccaagcttactttccaattcaatcaacttttccttcaggagtctattctcttcctcctgataatccactttctttgccaactctgcattggtcaccatggtgttgtctcctacagattccactgaggacatctactcacctagcccaaatcttataggctctgataccaatttgatagggtttacctagcttgctcacagttcacctagttggtgttgctcaattccaccaaccactCCAGGCCTAGctttgctccaagacctccaagtacTTCTCAATCTCCTCTAGGACTTGCTCTTTGCCAATCTCTAGGTTTTTGCAACAAGTGTTTTAccaggaaccctaccatttcaaagtttttcccatatgctcaatcttgctaatttgacaacaacttgtcaatttcacccccatactattgCGAGTCATTGCAAAGGTGTGGGGGTGACATTTACCATGAAATGAAGTCAATTTGGCCCATTTGTGAGTTTGatttcactatcttccttaccgatttcaccaacttgcctagaaatagggctacaaggaaagaacccctattaggcctccaaaatccagttttcaagggttttgagggaatcAATCCAAAAGAACCTGTAACAAGGTTTATTTTTGCTCAAACACTCACCCAACCCTAAGAGATTTTGTTTGTTTTGGTCTTCCAACTCGcggtacaatgccctaacccaaaaatgagggtttggtggggtttctaggcctttaaccggcaATGACTGTTCAATTTTGTGGAATGGGCATCTAAaggtcttgtcaaggcttctccttgtagTGGAAACTCTGTATGTACCTCATGAACCTCTCCAAGTTATTTGGCtaaggttttgtgttcacctctacACTATGCACTCAATTTTTaccctgtcttctctagccgggttgctcttggATTCGCCTAGAAAAAGGTGGTAACCATGTTAATCTCCACTTCCAGAACTCCTCCttgcatatttacactatataatGGGTTTCCTTCCAATTCCCAACAGGCCGTGATGGTAGCacaaagggattttatggggcaaccattttacatgaaattgctatttacaagccaaaagtggctgattggaaacaaaacaaagaaagtactAGCACACTAactacaaagcatgaaatgaatCAAATGACACTGGAACACACCAAATAACTACAATCCaaaactagatcaatggattcaatccatttgtattcacatcttaagcaaaataagccaaaaacagtgataacagtccaaaaatgagtagtttcagattctcaatcatacaaaatcaaacttacaaccttggtaaccatgcaagaggaggtttaaatagtcatccccatgtgtggaggcattctagggcattGTGCTATCCCTATTCCACGGCTAAGctcctttaggacaaaagttgtcatgacaacttttacaactttccacatttttctttgccaacctaaacaacctattacaagtcattaaaCAAGACTTTTTAAGCATTCCTAATACCATTCTAAAACTCTCTAATTCTCACACCAAtttatgccacttttgaccatcaagaaggccacttcaactactcaaactactacctactcacaaagtgcaaacctaggaagaaaaccaactcaactaggcctacacttgactcaaataaaacatcaaacacacaccttggaccctcctcaAGTCCTTATTAGGAACCCGACTTGGCTAAGGTcactacaagccaaaattgtggaaggactatgagcctaagtcttaggtgctcctgcaccagggacATCACGGTTCCAGTGCCCATACCCTTGATTCCATCCATCCCAAGCATGGTAGCTTTGTTTTCTAGCACAACAACAACCCATTTGATAAACTCTTATATTACTCCTACTCAATGGATGAACATAACTAACTTTCTTTCAATGTTCGAATAGAGGTTAGAAAGTTAGGATTTTTGAGCAACTAAGCATATTAGGTTAGGATtgctcattttttgagcatttctaacctcccaAGGTTAGGATTTTGACTTTTCAAGGCAATAGGTTAGGATTGCTCACTTTTTGAACATTTCTAACCTTTCAAGGTTAGAAATAagaaatttttgagcaacaaagggGGCATTAAGCAAAGGATCACTTGCAACTATTCCATAACCTACATAAAGACTTTTGATTGCTCTTCCTCTTCAAaaagggaaaaatggaaaatttattgaaaacaatttaaaatatttaaattatttttaaaagaataattcaaatatttcccaTTAGACTTTAATACCTTGATTTAGGAAATATAACCACAACTTTCAATTGGTAAGGCGCCTTCAAGATAGGAGGATGAGCCAATGCCATCATTTACTCCTCATGACAATACCTAGGGTGAGGGATTATAATTGTTTTAGAGCAAGGAACATCAAATTTTGCGTATTTCAAATATGGGACAACATAATctaatttctaaatttttaagtTTGTCAATTATGAAAATTAAGAGAGTAAAATATTGAGACcacaaatattattaattaattttctcacaaaaatatatCATAACATTAAGTATACTCCTATTTTTGATATCTACTATGTGTTTCATCAATTCCTTTAGTGGAAAGTCAAATAATATTTTCTAGTATGGTGAGTGAGAAACTCCTATGATTGTAAAAAAATGCAAGTAGTAAATGTATATGTGCTTGAATAGGAAGATGACGtgtataatgaaaaaaaaaaaaaaatattaataattttaagcATTATGATAGCAAGATAAGCATTTTTCCACTATATTCTACCATTTTATCAATTTATATATCCTAGAATATGTTTTAATGTCCATGTGCTATCCTTGCATAGATAGAAAAAATCCTAGAATTGAAATTCCTAAAATGTGGGCATGTATTATGGATtgcatgcttttttttttttttttcataatacatTACATGCGCTCCTCTAATTATTTagattttcttacaatattttaaatgcaTTAAATTATTTTCTACAATATGTCAACCTATTCAACATAAATaaaaattatgataaatataaTTTCATATATCAAAATTGAGTAATATAATAACAAAAATATTATAAGACCATTATAAATTTGTGTGAGTAGTTGTAGTGAATtttatattacaatatatgattaTTATTGGTTTAGTTacatttttgaataaaaaaatatatttgtaaTCCTTATAAAATGTTGAAGAATTGTGAATCCTTAAGAAGTACTGAAACTATCTCACCATATATAAATGGTGTGAGATAGTTTCTATATAATATAGCATGTAAAAGGTGTTAGGAACTATCTAAACCTTGCTTTTAATGTTTATAGTTTTAAAAATACATTTTGTAGGTAATAAAACAAAAAAGTCAATTTCTAAGATAAAGGTAATCTCGTTCCAATTGTTTATCATTAGTTCTCAATGTGTAGCATGTATATCTTTTCAACCTTTAGAAAAATTATTTCAATTCTAAATTGACTTCCTTAATCAAAATTTATGACTTCTAACAAATATAGAAACATCCATGACACATAAAATTTaagttaataaaaaaattaaacattacaTTTGTTAAACAACTTATGATAtgtcaaaaaaaattattgaatataAATAAGGAAAAAAATTAAATTGCCTAGTAAAATGAATATTCAAGTTGGTTATAACAAGCTTAGAGAAAGTGAAAGGAGTATAAAAAAATTAGCCTATGGACTCATATTTAGATTTGTGTTTTGTCATaaactaataattatttaatagaataaattaacTAAAATATAAATAAAGAAAGCATAGGGAAAAAAATTACACCATATATACATTGGGAAGACTCTTTTGTCATATTTAGCTTTGTGATTTTTCATTAACTAATTATTATTTAATAGAACAAATTAACTAAAATATAAATAAAGAAAGCATAGGGAAAAAAATTGCACCATATATACATTGGGAAGACTCTTTTGAATAAAAAATTCCAATAAGTATCAACCATAATTAAGGAAAATAACAATAGttctatatgaatatatgtatgaaTAAATTGTGCATATTCCAAGAACATGCATGATTAGTGATAGGATGCTCTAATAAGACCTTGACAACTTTGAgaattattttgaaaaaatctacttaaaattttaaaacattgaatcttttaaattttcataaaaaacaaaaacaaaaatgatctttgaaaataaaattatatataattcaCTACTATTAAatcacaatttttattttttatattaaatctcATATACATCCACACAATCTTTTTAAAAAAACAAGAAGTTTATTTATGTATCCAATAATTCTATTGTAACCGAAAAAGCTATTGCACTTGCAAGCCCAATTAGATTTGGCAAACATATAGATAACTTAAAAAAGGTTGTATTATTAGTAAAAGAAAGAATAGAAGATGAAATTGCACTGCCCCTTCCCTAGCAAAAACGCATGCATATTCCATCTAAGCCAAGATGAAAGACATACTAATAAGAGAGGCAAACAGCAAGCCCAACATATCCTTCATCTGTGACACGTGTCCTGCACTGGTAGGCTCCGGCACCGGCACCGGCGTAGAGGGAGATTTCGTTGAGGGAGATGGGGCAGGGGCACTGGATTTATTTGGGGCAGGTGCAGGGGCACTGGATTTACTTGGGGCACTTGTGAAGGAACTACCGGCTGAAACGGTCACCGCCACCTTCATACCACCAGCGCAGTGACCGGGAAATCCACAAATGAAATACCTTGTCCCCGCACTGGTAAGTGAAATTTGTGTGTTTCCCCCTGTGTACGTATGTATGGGGTTACTTGTAGCGCACGAATCATAAGCCGACTGTTGCACCTCCAACACGTTATGGGCTGCGCTTGCATACGTGAACACTGTTTACCAGTATCACACATAACATTATACATTAATTTTTGATTTCTAGACTTGAAAAATGTTTAAAAATAAACATAATCTAAAAGAAAGATAATACAGACCCAAATTATCTCCAGCATGAAATGTTTTTGAAGACGCCCAATCGCCATAGTTTACGCCGAAACCCCAATGCTGGCCGTCTCCCACTGTGTAGTCAGTCGCCTCTGCATAATTATTACATGCACACAAAATCAACAGAGCCGCCATTGCTGCAACCCCAAGTGCcatttttgcaaaatttagcaaATTCACAAAGATTTTTCAATTCTCTTCTCGCTTGTGTAAATAGAAGAGCAATGTGGTGTATGAGGTATAGAAGAGTTGATTATATAGCATTTATCTTAACTgggaagaaagaaagaatcaaaTTAAAATAGATCAAATGGAAAGAGATCAAAGATGACGGTGCAACTTGGAGTGCTTTTTCGCTTTTTAGACTACTAAATACGAGTGGCTATATTTAAACTACACTGTTTCCCTCGATTTTTCCGCTTGGAAGAGTTGACAGCAAATTAAAAGTCGGGATTTTTTTAGTGTTTAAGAAATATCTAGCTTTTCTATAGTAAAGACTCAAGTTTTCTAGCTAAAAATATAGGTATTCGAAACATTTTATCATCAGTTGTTATTTTTATGGGAGGATCTATGTTGGCGCTAACGGTGGCGACGGAAAGGGGAGTTGTGAATTTATTTTGCCGATTTATCCGTTTTCGAAACGATAATGATTATCGCCAATTAATTATTTTGCATGTCGAGGAAGATGCCAGCACTGCATTTAATTTCTTTAACTGTGTTGTAATACTCTCAGGCATTTAGGGAAGGTCTAATTTCTACCAATAGCACTGAAGTTCATACAAGTGGAATACTGTAATAAATTAGAGAAGAGAGAATCAGAGTATCTGAATTGAAAAGTCATAACAAAGCTTTTTTTATGTAAAAATGGCAGTATATACATTAATACATATATAGATATTGGCATCTCTGGCCTTATGTAATGATATTGATAAAATTTCTATTCAAAATATAACCAAAAAacagtcaaataaaaaattaaatagagAAAGAATTTCTAGTAAAGATTTTTACAATATATTGACATTTCTAGGAGATCGTCCCTATCAAATAGAATGATAATTGTTATATTGTGAAacaattatttttattgtttagtTTAAATTTTCACTTTTTGTGTTAAAAGATTGAAAAATGATGGTAGTAGTGACATATCCATGTAGCTTACATTTTCCTCATCTATCTCCATCTACATCTATCTAAGAATAGTCTTACATTTAATTGGAAGATACCCCAAGCAATGGCCTTCTATTTACACTTTTAGAGTCTAATTCCATATAATTTCCATCTTTTTCACAATTTACATTCTATTAGTTatcttttctttcctttcttttttccaTGGGTCCCATAGATTGTTTTGGCCTCTTAGATGttatttaaatatttcattcattcatttcaaAAGATCAAAATGATTGTAAAATGAGGAAACACATCTATGTAAATATTCAATGACCTTCATAATAATCCATGacaaatatttgaattttctattttaTAGTAAACTAAAactttgaaaattcaaaatacaaGAACAAAATTTTTGAGAATCTGGGGTGATGCTAATCCTTTTATGTGCCAAAACTCAAGGGAAGTGACATTGAAGGAGTGACATTTAACAATATCTTAGAAAAGgtaattaaataaaattgaaatttcacATATTTCATTTAAATATGTGGAGGAAGAGGAAACATAGATGTTGTGGAGAAAGTACAATTGAATAGGCTCTCCTCAATCCATCATTATTGAAGAATTTGAGTTATTCCCCCAAAACTGTACATACATCTCTAGTTTCCTCTACCATCAATCTAATATTCTTATGAATTTCTTTATGGATCCTCTCTCAAGACTTTAAATTATTTTGATGATAATTACAAGTTGTGTAtaacttttgaatttttttgaatttattccCTCTCATTGTTGAGATGGTTTACAAGAGTTAAAATTTCAATGCACTTGTATTATTATTGATAATTGTGTGATTAAACATTAATAAAAATTACAACACATCAAGTGTATGTAAATTTCATATGTACATCCTTGGCATGAATGAAATTAAAATTTAGTTTCCTTTTCTTGTAGGTATTTGACATCTCATGTGTTGTCAATGGCAAAGCAATTTCACAATGGTTGAGGTGGTTGGGGTGGCTATAAATATGCATATGATGCTTACAagattttaatattaataaaattaatgaAACCATGGATGGCTTGTTTCTAAGCATCAATGATGTGTATGAATTGACCATATATTCACCATTTTAGGAATGTGTGTGAAACTTCAATGATAAACTTATAAGAGTTAAGATTTCCTCATTTTTTATCTATTGATAGAGGGATGAGAAAAGTGGCATGTACACAAAAATTGGATCAAACAAGAACAAGTTATAACTATATTAACCCATCATACTCTCATCCTAGGCGACACTCAAATGAGGCAAGAGAGATAGTAAACAttgatgaaataaaataaaatattaacaacATGAACTCTTATTGCACCAAGTTGTGGTGGGTTTTCTCAACATGATAATACATGTTAGTGCTCCTACCTATAATAGAACATCACATTTCTAGGCGACATTGAGGCCAATTTATAGATTATATGGCTACGAATAAATTTAGAGACCAAGGGCTCAAATTGGTTGGTTGAACCTGGAGGAATGAGAGGAGGAAAATAGTCCACCAAAGTCCTCCATTGGTTGGTGGATGGGAGGAATTGTAAGATTAAAGGAGAAATATATGGTGGAGAATTCTCTTAGAGAAAGTGGAGGGATGATATGGAAAAGGGGTATTGTTGGAGTATGCTTGGAGGGTGCGAAAGTTCTTTGTCCATGTCACATAGTACCAAGGCCAATGTCACATGTACAAATGGATCATGCCTTGTGTACTATATATGTGTGGCGATGTGCAAGACTTGAGAGAATTCGACCAAGTTAGCATGTTAATTTTATCCCACTAATGAAGAATGTGAAGAGCGTTGAAATCTAAACCATCatattaaatgtaaaaaaaaacTAAGATATAATATTTGTATTGATCAAGATGCTTCAGATTGATTTTAAATCATAGTTCAATGACCtttcaaaaccttattttatagcAAACAACTAACCTATAGGAATAACTTCCCAAAAACTAACCTACTAACTATTTTTTTATTTAACTACTAATCTAAAACTATACTAATTAATGTAATATTACAAAATTCCCCCTTATTAAATTACCAAACAAGGATGTAAAATTTTTAGAGTTGAACACAACCCTTTTAGAGACTTCCATGAAGTTCCTTCACCAATCCTGCTCACTCACCCAAGAAACACAACCGAATTCATTATTGGATCTCCTAACTGTAGAGCCAACAAACATCTGCACAATATCAGAGAACATAAAGTGCCTTCAACCTCTTTGAACAATGAAAACAACTTTACTTTGAAAGTCCACATCCATTCCGAGTGTGTTAAAATGCCTCCTCTAGTACTACACATGAGAGAGCAACTCTTCTCCAAGAGTCCACGCCTTCTATGAGTGTGTCAAATCCCTCCTCTAGTGTTGTGGAAATAGTCCCTCCCACATTGTATAAAATCTCAATCAAGCATAAATATATTATATGCACTCAGAATAATCTCAAGATGCTAGGCCCCCTCTTTTCATAAACAACACTCACAAGCAATCTTAAGATGCTAGGAACAATTTTTTCTGTAGGGACACAAATGATGCGTAgccaaatttgtaccatttttttaataacttttttaactacttgtccaaatttgaaacacattatatattattgttctacacttaattctttacactttaaaaaaaaagtttgaattttcgattattttggtgcaagttatgtgacatgcatgaacaggtacctgATTTTTTAGATGCGTCCactttgaaaaaatcataaaaaaatactcaacaaaaattacaaaaaaatacacaaattctagtgctcgctcttaaatatctttctaccaaagggttttttaaaatagtaaatgcaaatataatttttttgatgcACACAcgagacactatgttatgttttgctgaaAAAAATAGGAATTGTGTGTGCGAAATATTTGACCCCCTTACTCttatccatttttaaaaaactttagtagtttggaaactagattcagagtactacaatccctattcttttggtatcttcaaatGTTGAGTGGACGATTCTCAAATATCTCttccaagttcaggtttagctgatttaaaaaaaaaaagtggccacttatacccccctttttgttcaccatcttggtgcacttacccctctTTCAAATAAATTGGtcctttattaatttttttgtataAATCGTTTTAATCTAGGAAGTCTTCAACCTTTTCTAAGTTATCAAAGTGTAATGCTAAATATAAATGTGAATGCTTTTGGGAATCAAATTATGAATAGTTCTAACCAATAGCCAACCAAGAATACCTGCATTCAATAATGGGACTTTAATGATCAAACTTACAAATGTCATTATTGTCTTTAAGTTTTCTAGTAATTGTATGTGGTATCATGTATAAGCACGACGTCCTTGATACTTCACAATTAATCTATTCATGCTCTTCCATACAAAGATTGCCTCCACCCCTTCTTAATTCCCTCAATTCTAAGCTCGAATTACACTTAGTCAAAATTGTTAGTATAACATAGTAGACATAGCCAAAGTAACAATAACTTACCCGTGTTCAACATATCATTTACAACCTTAAACAAATTCTAGGTTTGAAATATTCAAGCCTTTAAAGGCAAATGTCAAAATATGAACAAATAATACATTATTTATATCTTTTGACTAAGGTGTTGGACCAATTGCATTCATCAAGAAATAGAATTCATTAGCCTCATTATGATGAGTGGAAACAACTATCACTGCTAGCTCATTGTTAAATATATCAATACACTAGGAGgtaaaaaaaatgaatgaaatgtatgagaacaATGCTCACTAGGTACACTATTACCACATGTACTAGAAGACTCCCAAATGCATTGTAGGGAGTTGACTAGGTATCCTTACAAGAAGCTTATATAAGTTAGGAGCTTctatgttggcattacaatagaaaggagattgttagcatttcaataaggatattgagaaggttgttggagattattgatataactgaagaaggatgattattgtcttaataatattattttgtcattgatgtcaagaaattgattttctgattcagtatgatgttgccatatcttgagaagtatgttttgatgagtattaagaggtcggtaagtgacacagaaagaatgtgataataaaggggagacataagttattcaatgggcaactattacttagttagacaatgatgagatcatgttgttttgattgtttagatatcctacacatgttgttgattataaatttaatactgtattatgtcaccgagcaaggaacctagtcagtaaaccctaaggttatcgatatcggttaaagaaggcagaatgtctatcgagtgaagttcagtattaaccgagtaacaactgagttataatagatcgcattggatggataaaagcattatttaatgaaggatgctgatgagctggagatgaataaatgattggtttgtcatgcaagaagtttgttgaggatcaacGACATGGAAAatataggaggaagatctacaacacaaattgaaccgcaataacctagcacaagttcctaggaaggaatgcaagttccaaggcgaggtaaaacattttcagatcaaagaatacattgaacctagtcaagtttgatgatctgatggctaagattgatcatgggaaatgtgatcaaggagattaagctgtTAGAAATTGtatataaataaggaattgttgataagcaATGGaggcgggcaaatgtatgcatagtgatgctaTAGGAATGTTTAccaagctcagaagcttgaagatctgattgaagaacacattgcgaagcccagcaagcccatcaagggactagataagtcttatgacaagattgttttgagcaaatagaatctgctttagcatttcagatgtgaagttgctgatatatttattactgttatttaatTTGTAAGTGACacgaaatctcttaaccaagtggacctaacagtcttatttgtaaaccctctagcaaggtaacattctaaatgagtgtttgaaatcctttgacaaggtcacttctaacaaagtgcaagactctaacaagtctgagggaaatcccttaaccgggtcacatctagcaatgtgtttgtaatctttaacaggattttcttttaaccgagcatactctagaagggtatatttcttagtgggttcgaaatcccatagtggtttttccctatttgggtttccatattaaatctggtgttatatgtgttgtgatattatctgttcatgagtttgaatgttttacagttttggttatgtattatGAAGTATAAGccactgaggttgaatctgttgaatatattgaagattaagtttgcatgattcacccccccctctcatcttgtttactattagcatcagagctttacaattggtatcagagctatggacttcaaaagaaaagtttaaaggtacttgaggcaaagatccgaagatgtataaaagggatgcaccaaagctgaacaagtcaagtttctccacattacagaaaaggatgaagctgcacttatcaggaattggagaatatgcaacatattatctggagaatgattacatagcacctagcaccaacccgatgaccatggaagagataaaggcaaagcaagaacatattcaagctatgattgaaataacatcagcattgaccgactcagagttcaatgatctagaaggttgtaatgatgcaaaggcaatgtggaccaagctcatatctatgtatggtggtgatgaacatgttcaaagagcagaaatagatagtctaagaggacaacttgaatccatgagaatgaatgaaggtgagaacataacacaatatagtacaaggttaaaggaaattgtcaatcaaattaaaggagtaggaggaactattgaagaaaaggatgtaacaagtaagttgttgagaacccttctacctacttatgccattcgagtctctgcaatgaatgaattaaggtctataccaaacatgccagtctctttggatgccactatcagtaagctacatgcatttga contains the following coding sequences:
- the LOC131042105 gene encoding mavicyanin produces the protein MALGVAAMAALLILCACNNYAEATDYTVGDGQHWGFGVNYGDWASSKTFHAGDNLVFTYASAAHNVLEVQQSAYDSCATSNPIHTYTGGNTQISLTSAGTRYFICGFPGHCAGGMKVAVTVSAGSSFTSAPSKSSAPAPAPNKSSAPAPSPSTKSPSTPVPVPEPTSAGHVSQMKDMLGLLFASLISMSFILA